The Methanobrevibacter sp. V74 genome includes the window AAACCAAATATTATAGCATTAACTTCATTATCAATAATTCCTGCAAAAAAACCTACAGTCAAAATAACCGCTAGTATAAATGAGAACCATGAAAATCCAATGAATAATCCTAATAAAGATAGAATTATAGATACAACTAAAGCTATTATAGATGGTTTTATAATCTTTTCCAAATTAATTTTATTCTCAAAAGAAGTAGGAACAGATTCATGATTTGTTTTCCCATCAGAACCTATATTAGTTCCACATTCTGGGCAAAACTCAACATCATTTTCTACTTCCTTTCTACAATTTGGACATGTTTTTATTTGAATTATTTTTTTTGAAAAAATTACCTTAGAACCACATGTTGGACAAAACAAAACATTTTCATATAATTCTGATCCACAATTCCTACATTTTAGATTTTTATCTTCATTTTCAAATTTATTACCACAAGAATGATAAAAGTCATTATTAAAAGATAGTTCGGCACCACATTTATCAGAGTTTATGTTAATATTATTATCTGATGAACTTTGATTTTCATCAGAGTTAATAAGATCATTTCCACAATTTGGACAATTTTCCGAATCCTTTGAAACAGTAATTCCACAATTATTGCATTTAACCATTTAAAATCCTCATCCAAACAATAAATCTTGTTTAAATTTATCAAATTCTTCTTGAGTAATTGCACCAGAATTTAATAATTCTTGGAATTCTTTTAATTGTTGAGCTTTAGAAGGTTTTGAAATTTGATTTTGAACAACAACAGTTTGTGGTTTGTCTTTTAAAGATTCATATAAATCCACTAAACTTTGACCAAATTCAAAACTAGGTAGTCTAATTTCATAAGAAGTATTGTCAACTAATTTTATTAATAATCTATCAAACATATCTGCACTGTCGTTATTTGCAATCATGTCTTTAAATCTTGTCGCTTTAAGAGATTGTATTTTATTTTCAATGTCTTTTCTGATATCATGAGGAGATGTCCAAGCTCTTTTAGTGATATCTTCATATCTACTTTCATCACCTAATCGTTTAGTAACTCTTATTGATACAATTTTATCAAAGTAAAAATTATTTATTCCAGCATTGACCTTTTCCCAGTTTCTATTATCAATTTCCATAAAAACGAATTTATTTTCTTTAATTAAGAAAAAACCATCAATCATAGTTTCATTACCAATATAATTATCTGGATTAAAACCTCCAATATACTTATTAATAGTTTTATGTTTGCTAGTAGATTTTTCTAACATGTTAAAACGTTTTACACTAGTTAAGAAATAATCTTCATCTTTAATTCCGAATTCTTCAGCAAGTTTATCATACCTTGCAAGAATCTCATCACGTCTAACATTCCAATCTTGTTGTTTGAAAGAAATAGAAGCTCCATTTTCTAATTTATAACCACATTCACGACAAAATGTTGTGTTTTTATCATTCGTAGTTCCACATTTTGGACAAACATCTGAAGTACCCTCAAATTTTTCTACTTTCTCACCACAATTAAAACAGAAATCTGATCCAACAATTTCTGCTCCACAGTTTTGACAATTAACCATAATTTAACCCCAATTATTTTGTTCAAGAGTTTTCTTAATTTTATTTCCCCAAGCTTTTTCTTCCATATCTTTAACCGTGGAATCCAAATTACTTGAAACATTAGAAATAGAGCTATTTAACGCATTGATTTTATTATCCATAATATCTAATTCTAATTTCATGAATCCTTTTTCAATGTCTTTATATGTTTGAGAATTTTCTTCATTAATCTTCTCTACCTCCTTTCCCTCATTCAACATGTCCATTAATCTTAAAAATACATGTTCTTGATGTTGTTTTTCATATTCTTTTATATCTGCAACACTGTAAATTTTGTTTAACAACATTTTAATGACATTAATGAAATCTTCTCTGTCAGAGTGGTCATTAACATTATTTGGGAGAATATCTGTCTTAAGTAAAAATACAGAATTAATATCGCCATCATCTTTTAAAACTAACGAGTATCCTTTGTGTTCAATATAAACTAAAACAATTGATTTATTGTCATGAATATCAATTTCTACTTTGAAAAATTCTTTTGGAATAGATAGAAAATCTAAATTACGCACTAACATTTTATCACCTATTTAACTCTAAATTTATTAAATCATTTACTTTTTAAGGTCAGAATTATTCGACATTCCATTTATATCCTCATGAGATTTAAATAGATTTTATTGAAAAATTATAACCTTAATATTTTATATTATTAGATTATATTAAACAC containing:
- a CDS encoding zinc-ribbon domain-containing protein; protein product: MVNCQNCGAEIVGSDFCFNCGEKVEKFEGTSDVCPKCGTTNDKNTTFCRECGYKLENGASISFKQQDWNVRRDEILARYDKLAEEFGIKDEDYFLTSVKRFNMLEKSTSKHKTINKYIGGFNPDNYIGNETMIDGFFLIKENKFVFMEIDNRNWEKVNAGINNFYFDKIVSIRVTKRLGDESRYEDITKRAWTSPHDIRKDIENKIQSLKATRFKDMIANNDSADMFDRLLIKLVDNTSYEIRLPSFEFGQSLVDLYESLKDKPQTVVVQNQISKPSKAQQLKEFQELLNSGAITQEEFDKFKQDLLFG
- a CDS encoding zinc-ribbon domain-containing protein, which produces MVKCNNCGITVSKDSENCPNCGNDLINSDENQSSSDNNININSDKCGAELSFNNDFYHSCGNKFENEDKNLKCRNCGSELYENVLFCPTCGSKVIFSKKIIQIKTCPNCRKEVENDVEFCPECGTNIGSDGKTNHESVPTSFENKINLEKIIKPSIIALVVSIILSLLGLFIGFSWFSFILAVILTVGFFAGIIDNEVNAIIFGLFVGLILGILEIQLVELIYGAFVARFYEGFFGEHLIILMISGVIVAYISNMFLKETIGDIISKFKGML